In Candidatus Tectomicrobia bacterium, one DNA window encodes the following:
- a CDS encoding carbohydrate ABC transporter permease — protein MSKKAALRWGGKLLTLLTVAGVGLMLLPYFWMFSSSLKTGSEVFNLPVAWLPEVPQWQNYPNALSHGAFGTYFYNSAVVALAVMAGNLVFCSMAGYGLAKFRFPYREASFRLILSTMMLPLEIILVPTYLVARQFGLVNNYGGLIVPLAVDAFGIFLMRQYIKDLPESLIEAARLDGCGEFGIFWRIILPNCKPALGALALLTFRDNWDQFLWPFIVAARDTLKTFPLGLAQMEGIDSAAYHEIMAAAVIGMIPTALVFLLFQRAFVRGIALSGLKE, from the coding sequence ATGAGCAAGAAGGCGGCGCTGCGCTGGGGCGGAAAGCTCCTGACCCTCCTGACGGTGGCGGGGGTCGGGCTCATGCTCCTGCCCTACTTCTGGATGTTCAGCTCCTCCCTCAAGACCGGGAGCGAGGTCTTCAATCTCCCGGTCGCATGGCTGCCGGAGGTGCCCCAGTGGCAGAACTACCCGAACGCTCTCTCCCACGGGGCCTTCGGCACCTACTTTTACAACAGCGCGGTGGTGGCCCTGGCGGTGATGGCGGGCAACCTCGTCTTCTGCAGCATGGCGGGCTACGGCCTGGCGAAGTTCCGCTTCCCCTACCGGGAGGCGAGCTTCCGCCTCATCCTGAGCACCATGATGCTGCCGCTCGAGATCATCCTGGTCCCCACCTACCTCGTGGCGCGCCAGTTCGGCCTGGTGAACAACTACGGCGGGCTCATCGTCCCCCTGGCGGTGGACGCCTTCGGCATCTTCCTCATGCGCCAGTACATCAAGGACCTGCCGGAGTCCCTCATCGAGGCCGCCCGCCTCGACGGCTGCGGCGAGTTCGGCATCTTCTGGCGCATCATCCTGCCCAACTGCAAGCCGGCGCTGGGCGCGCTGGCGCTGCTCACCTTCCGCGACAACTGGGACCAGTTCCTGTGGCCCTTCATCGTGGCCGCCCGGGACACCCTCAAGACCTTCCCCCTGGGCCTCGCCCAGATGGAGGGCATCGACTCGGCCGCCTACCACGAGATCATGGCGGCGGCGGTGATAGGCATGATCCCCACCGCGCTCGTCTTCCTGCTCTTCCAGCGCGCCTTCGTGCGCGGCATCGCCCTGAGCGGCCTGAAGGAGTAG
- a CDS encoding sugar ABC transporter permease, which produces MADSPAQAAPARPRGEWLDRLRRGRVWEGRLTLRTRLRWAGFLFVLPALLHLVTFKLYPMLEAARLSFFRYDLMSPPTFAGLENYRAIWENPLFHQSFWVSAKYMFGVSIPEWFLALGLALLLNRQMPGRSLIRLAYFFPIAMSQIVVAMVWKFMYNPLGLVNTLLGYIGIGRVNWLSTEETALPALIAIGVWRGIPLFGVIYLAGLQSIPKEYYEAASIDGAGPFQRFIHVTLPLLMPTILFVMVMSLLSAVKVFLNPLVMTEGGPNGTTRVLPYFIYDTGFAYYRMGEAAAASMVLFAFVFGLTLIQLRLLRRGGVE; this is translated from the coding sequence ATGGCGGATTCACCGGCGCAGGCCGCACCGGCCCGGCCGAGAGGCGAATGGCTCGATCGGCTCCGTCGGGGGCGGGTCTGGGAGGGCAGGCTCACCCTCCGGACCCGCCTCCGGTGGGCGGGTTTCCTGTTCGTGCTGCCCGCCCTGCTGCACCTCGTCACCTTCAAGCTTTACCCGATGCTCGAGGCGGCCCGGCTGAGCTTTTTCCGGTACGACCTCATGAGCCCGCCCACCTTCGCGGGACTGGAGAACTACCGGGCCATCTGGGAGAACCCCCTCTTCCACCAGTCCTTCTGGGTCTCGGCCAAGTACATGTTCGGGGTCTCCATCCCCGAGTGGTTCCTCGCGCTGGGCCTGGCCCTCCTGCTGAACCGCCAGATGCCCGGCCGCTCCCTCATCCGCCTGGCCTATTTCTTCCCGATCGCGATGTCCCAGATCGTGGTGGCCATGGTGTGGAAGTTTATGTACAACCCGCTCGGCCTCGTGAACACCCTGCTCGGCTACATCGGGATCGGCCGCGTCAACTGGCTCTCCACCGAGGAGACGGCGCTGCCCGCCCTCATCGCCATCGGCGTCTGGCGCGGCATCCCGCTCTTCGGGGTCATCTACCTCGCCGGGCTCCAGTCCATCCCCAAGGAGTACTACGAGGCCGCCTCCATCGACGGCGCGGGGCCCTTCCAGCGCTTCATCCACGTGACCCTCCCGCTCCTCATGCCCACCATCCTCTTCGTGATGGTGATGTCCCTCCTCTCGGCGGTGAAGGTCTTCCTGAACCCCCTGGTGATGACCGAGGGCGGCCCCAACGGCACCACCCGGGTGCTGCCCTACTTCATCTACGACACCGGGTTCGCCTACTACCGGATGGGGGAGGCCGCCGCCGCCTCGATGGTGCTCTTCGCCTTCGTCTTCGGCCTGACGCTCATCCAGCTCAGGCTCCTGCGCCGGGGGGGAGTGGAATGA
- a CDS encoding extracellular solute-binding protein produces the protein MRRFLTACLFSAAALALAAGPAQAQSITWWEHSNPPHNNYSKELVAEWNKKNPGRQVQYEFFAMTPYFKKLSAALSTKSAADMFTVIDTLLPSFTTKKVLAPVRPEWLGYKDLEDMKKAFLPGSLDGYIHEGKLYAVPPIASVFSLYINKNHFKEAGLDADKDYPRTWEDIAKVGPKLVKRQGSTITREAFDFAMHSSAWTMWYMEALIRQHGGSILDAAGKKCTANSAAGVKAMQVRSMYAHKYKISDPTVSVGTNALPADDVPKGRVSMFITHAGSVAQFGPKVMEHIKVVPFPQVNPQKPVSIVYGFALAINPHISEAKQKAVHDLIKHVMTNPKQWYDKTSYPFPSANFLELPGMEEARKTRYLDVFVGDIRTGVFVTRSPHFIEISDAMHRAMERVVLKKEDPKKSLDQACTDIDRALARN, from the coding sequence ATGCGGCGGTTCCTCACGGCATGCCTGTTCTCGGCGGCGGCGCTCGCGCTGGCCGCGGGCCCGGCCCAGGCGCAGAGCATCACCTGGTGGGAGCACAGCAACCCGCCCCACAACAACTACTCCAAGGAGCTGGTGGCGGAGTGGAACAAGAAGAACCCCGGCCGCCAAGTGCAGTACGAGTTCTTCGCGATGACCCCCTACTTCAAGAAGCTCTCCGCGGCGCTCTCCACCAAGTCCGCGGCCGACATGTTCACGGTCATCGACACGCTCCTCCCGAGCTTCACGACGAAGAAGGTCCTCGCCCCCGTCCGGCCGGAGTGGCTGGGCTACAAGGACCTGGAGGACATGAAGAAGGCCTTCCTGCCGGGCTCGCTCGACGGCTACATCCACGAGGGCAAGCTCTACGCCGTGCCGCCCATCGCCTCCGTCTTCAGCCTCTACATCAACAAGAACCACTTCAAGGAGGCGGGGCTCGACGCCGACAAGGACTACCCAAGGACGTGGGAGGACATCGCCAAGGTCGGCCCGAAGCTCGTGAAGCGCCAGGGCAGCACCATCACCCGCGAGGCCTTCGACTTCGCCATGCACTCCTCGGCCTGGACCATGTGGTACATGGAGGCCCTCATCCGCCAGCACGGCGGGAGCATCCTGGACGCCGCCGGCAAGAAGTGCACGGCCAACAGCGCGGCGGGCGTCAAGGCCATGCAGGTGCGCTCCATGTACGCGCACAAGTACAAGATCTCCGACCCCACCGTGAGCGTCGGCACGAACGCGCTCCCGGCCGACGACGTGCCCAAGGGCCGGGTCTCGATGTTCATCACCCACGCGGGCAGCGTGGCGCAGTTCGGCCCCAAGGTGATGGAGCACATCAAGGTGGTGCCCTTCCCTCAGGTGAACCCCCAGAAGCCCGTCAGCATCGTGTACGGCTTCGCCCTCGCCATCAATCCCCACATCTCCGAGGCGAAGCAGAAGGCGGTGCACGACCTGATCAAGCACGTCATGACCAACCCCAAGCAGTGGTACGACAAGACCTCCTATCCCTTCCCGAGCGCGAACTTCCTCGAGCTGCCCGGGATGGAGGAGGCCCGGAAGACCCGCTACCTCGACGTCTTCGTCGGCGACATCAGGACGGGCGTCTTCGTCACGCGCTCGCCCCACTTCATCGAGATCTCGGACGCCATGCACCGGGCGATGGAGCGCGTGGTGCTGAAGAAAGAGGACCCGAAGAAGTCCCTGGACCAGGCCTGCACGGACATCGACCGGGCGCTGGCCAGGAACTAG
- the ugpC gene encoding sn-glycerol-3-phosphate ABC transporter ATP-binding protein UgpC — MGELVLESLGKKYGEVTAVKDVSLSIHDGEFVVFLGPSGCGKTTTLRMIAGLEEITSGSIHLDGRRLNDILPGERDIAMVFQNYALYPHMTVFKNMAFGLKMRKVPKGEIGERVARAADILGIQHLLHRYPRQLSGGQRQRVAVGRAIVRDPRVFLFDEPLSNLDAKLRVQTRVELLKLHRQLSATSVYVTHDQVEAMTMGDRIVVMLDGSVQQVGPPMEVYQNPANVFVAGFIGSPAMNFLPVRVAPEGGGDGLWLEGKGFRLPAPPGREARLAALRGKDLTLGVRPEDLLLRPAGPEGNVLRATIEIVEAVGSDIFLDLNLAGQTFTARVEATADVKAGQEVILHPNPGRVHLFDPESGKNLG; from the coding sequence GTGGGCGAGCTGGTCCTGGAAAGCTTGGGCAAGAAGTACGGCGAGGTGACCGCCGTCAAGGACGTGAGCCTCAGCATCCACGACGGCGAGTTCGTGGTGTTCCTGGGGCCCTCGGGCTGCGGGAAGACCACCACCCTGCGCATGATCGCCGGCCTCGAGGAGATCACGAGCGGCAGCATCCACCTCGACGGCCGCCGCCTGAACGACATCCTCCCCGGCGAGCGCGACATCGCCATGGTCTTCCAGAACTACGCCCTCTACCCCCACATGACCGTGTTCAAGAACATGGCCTTCGGCCTGAAGATGCGGAAGGTCCCCAAGGGGGAGATCGGCGAGCGCGTGGCGCGCGCGGCGGACATCCTCGGCATCCAGCACTTGCTCCACCGCTACCCGCGCCAGCTCTCGGGCGGCCAGCGCCAGCGCGTGGCCGTGGGCCGGGCCATCGTGCGCGACCCCAGGGTCTTCCTCTTCGACGAGCCCCTCTCGAACCTCGACGCCAAGCTGCGCGTCCAGACCCGGGTCGAGCTCCTGAAGCTCCACCGCCAGCTCTCGGCCACCTCGGTCTACGTGACCCACGACCAGGTGGAGGCCATGACGATGGGGGACCGCATCGTCGTCATGCTCGACGGCAGCGTCCAGCAGGTGGGCCCGCCGATGGAGGTCTACCAGAACCCGGCCAACGTCTTCGTCGCGGGCTTCATCGGGAGCCCCGCGATGAACTTCCTGCCGGTGCGGGTGGCGCCGGAGGGAGGGGGGGACGGCCTCTGGCTGGAGGGGAAGGGCTTCCGGCTCCCCGCGCCCCCGGGGCGGGAGGCCCGGCTCGCGGCCCTGCGCGGCAAGGACCTCACCCTGGGCGTGCGCCCCGAGGACCTGCTCCTGCGCCCGGCGGGCCCCGAGGGGAACGTCCTGCGCGCCACGATCGAGATCGTCGAGGCGGTGGGCTCGGACATCTTCCTCGACCTGAACCTCGCGGGCCAGACCTTCACCGCCCGCGTCGAGGCCACCGCCGACGTGAAGGCGGGCCAGGAGGTCATCCTCCACCCCAACCCCGGCCGGGTCCACCTGTTCGACCCGGAGAGCGGGAAGAACCTGGGCTGA
- the gatA gene encoding Asp-tRNA(Asn)/Glu-tRNA(Gln) amidotransferase subunit GatA, with translation MTLRLGDVPYLNTRPLTLALEGREDVSLSVHPPSMLNEMLREGSLEGALVSSFALFHAPGSRYVPGVGIASRGPVESIQLYCRKPADALRRVGLDSWSLAGSNLARVLLKRRWGAEPEFVPVDPLRPPREDPSVDAFLLIGDNALREPPGELYVLDLGDEWTAFTRKPFVYALWMFRPGAGGPEEVRLLQEAKADGLARMEEILAQAAGTHPFLSPERARRYLTESIRYDIGPEEEEGLRLYYQFLVEDGLAPPGWEPRTLLDSVASRPHWVQAVPAPPARKEGEKTMNEPLCQLSAHELSLRIRRREVSPVEVAEAHLRRIEALNPRLNAFLTVTGESALEEARRAEREIAAGRWRGPLHGLPYAAKDIIDTAGVRTTHGSSFFRDNVPAADADCIVRMRLAGAVLIGKAHTHEFASAPTTVNPHYGPAHNPWKLDRITGGSSGGSAGALAAGLVPLALGSDTGGSIRQPAALCGVVGLKPTHGRVSLTGVCPNAMTFDHVGPMARSARDAALMLQALAGYDPRDPASRDAPVPDYAADLDRGVRGLRIALSPGFYAGAELDAEVERAFNEAVRVFEGLGARVETVPFAHGKRMQDAFRPISGPEYGEFHRPFYAKNPEGYGRDVRERIEWSLKITTDEYVRAMRERELLRREVAAFFKGVDALILPTMPVAAAPISNLKARLNGKEVEATWIHRPFQSGFNLAGVPALAVPMGFSGEGLPLSLQIAGPEWSEARLLSIAHAYEGATPELRTKWPGCE, from the coding sequence ATGACCCTCCGGCTCGGCGACGTTCCCTACCTCAACACCAGGCCCTTGACCCTCGCCCTCGAGGGCCGGGAGGACGTGTCGCTCTCCGTCCATCCGCCCTCGATGCTGAACGAGATGCTCCGCGAGGGGAGCCTGGAGGGCGCCCTCGTCTCCTCCTTCGCGCTCTTCCACGCGCCCGGCTCCCGCTATGTCCCAGGCGTGGGCATCGCCAGCCGGGGGCCGGTCGAGAGCATCCAGCTCTACTGCCGCAAGCCCGCGGACGCCCTCCGGCGGGTGGGGCTGGACTCGTGGTCCCTCGCGGGCTCGAACCTGGCGCGCGTCCTCCTCAAGCGCCGCTGGGGGGCGGAGCCCGAGTTTGTGCCGGTGGACCCCCTCAGGCCCCCGCGCGAGGACCCGTCGGTCGACGCCTTCCTCTTGATCGGGGACAACGCCCTGCGCGAGCCGCCGGGGGAGCTCTACGTCCTCGACCTCGGGGACGAGTGGACGGCCTTCACCCGCAAGCCCTTCGTCTACGCGCTCTGGATGTTCCGGCCGGGGGCGGGCGGGCCGGAGGAGGTCAGGCTCCTTCAGGAGGCCAAGGCGGACGGCCTCGCCCGGATGGAGGAGATCCTCGCCCAGGCGGCGGGGACGCACCCCTTCCTCTCCCCGGAGCGGGCCCGGCGCTACCTCACCGAGAGCATCCGCTACGACATCGGGCCCGAGGAGGAGGAAGGCCTCCGGCTCTACTACCAGTTCCTGGTGGAGGACGGCTTGGCGCCCCCGGGCTGGGAGCCGAGGACGCTCCTGGACAGCGTGGCCTCCCGCCCCCATTGGGTACAGGCGGTCCCTGCGCCCCCGGCGCGGAAGGAAGGAGAAAAGACGATGAACGAACCGCTCTGCCAGCTGAGTGCCCACGAGCTCTCCCTCCGCATCCGGAGGCGCGAGGTCTCGCCCGTCGAGGTGGCGGAGGCGCACCTGCGCCGCATCGAGGCCCTGAATCCCAGGCTCAACGCCTTCTTGACCGTCACCGGGGAGAGCGCCCTGGAGGAGGCGCGGCGCGCCGAGCGCGAGATCGCGGCCGGGCGCTGGCGGGGGCCCCTTCACGGCCTCCCCTACGCGGCCAAGGACATCATCGACACGGCCGGGGTCCGCACCACCCACGGCTCGAGCTTCTTCCGCGACAACGTGCCCGCGGCGGACGCGGACTGCATCGTCCGCATGCGGCTCGCGGGCGCCGTCCTGATCGGCAAGGCCCACACCCACGAGTTCGCCTCGGCGCCCACCACCGTGAACCCGCATTACGGCCCCGCGCACAACCCCTGGAAGCTCGACCGCATCACCGGGGGATCGAGCGGGGGCTCGGCCGGCGCCCTCGCGGCGGGGCTCGTCCCCCTCGCGCTGGGATCGGACACGGGCGGCTCCATCCGCCAGCCGGCCGCCCTGTGCGGGGTGGTGGGCTTGAAGCCCACCCACGGCCGGGTGAGCCTCACCGGGGTATGCCCGAACGCCATGACCTTCGACCACGTGGGCCCCATGGCGCGCTCGGCGCGCGACGCCGCCCTCATGCTCCAGGCCCTGGCGGGCTACGACCCGCGCGACCCGGCCTCGCGCGACGCCCCCGTGCCGGACTACGCGGCGGACCTCGATCGCGGGGTGCGGGGGCTTCGGATCGCGCTCAGCCCCGGCTTCTACGCGGGGGCCGAGCTGGACGCCGAGGTGGAGCGCGCCTTCAACGAGGCGGTCCGGGTCTTCGAGGGGCTGGGCGCCCGGGTCGAGACGGTGCCCTTCGCCCACGGCAAGCGCATGCAGGACGCCTTCCGGCCCATCTCGGGCCCCGAGTATGGCGAGTTCCACCGGCCCTTCTACGCCAAGAACCCGGAGGGCTACGGCCGGGACGTGCGCGAGCGCATCGAGTGGTCCCTCAAGATCACCACGGACGAGTACGTGCGCGCCATGCGGGAGCGGGAGCTCCTGCGCCGCGAGGTGGCCGCCTTCTTCAAGGGGGTGGACGCGCTCATCCTGCCGACCATGCCCGTGGCGGCCGCGCCCATCTCGAACCTCAAGGCGCGCCTGAACGGGAAGGAGGTGGAGGCCACCTGGATCCACCGGCCCTTCCAGAGCGGCTTCAACCTGGCCGGCGTCCCGGCCCTGGCCGTGCCCATGGGCTTCAGCGGGGAGGGCCTCCCGCTCTCGCTGCAGATCGCGGGCCCGGAGTGGAGCGAGGCGCGCCTCCTCTCCATCGCCCACGCCTACGAGGGGGCGACGCCGGAGCTGCGGACGAAGTGGCCGGGGTGCGAGTAG
- the mqnE gene encoding aminofutalosine synthase MqnE, giving the protein MVRRLRRGGLADIFGKVEAGERLSFEDGLRLYAAPDINAVGFMANLARERLHGDRTYYNVNSHINYSNICVLWKACKFCAFGKKEGQKDAYEYSLDEIFRMAEELGRGRTEFHMVGGLHPDLPFEYYLEMIRGIKRIHPQLHLKCFTATEVRWLADRIAGLSVEETLRALVEAGLGSLTGGGAEIFAEPTRSRICKGKQPAEDWLEVHRIAHGMGLRSTCTMLYGHVETDADRVDHMLRLRALQDETGGFTAFIPLSFHPDNTQMAEVPAAGGLADLRNYAAARLLLDNIPHIKAYWIMVGVAIAQISQGYGVDDIDGTVVQEKIYHMAGAQTPQRLGVEDIRRLIREAGREPVERDTLYREVVREGDRWAVLA; this is encoded by the coding sequence ATGGTCCGGCGGCTGCGCCGGGGAGGGCTGGCGGACATCTTCGGGAAGGTGGAGGCGGGCGAGCGCCTCTCCTTCGAGGACGGCCTGCGCCTCTACGCCGCGCCCGACATCAACGCCGTGGGCTTCATGGCCAACCTCGCCCGCGAGCGCCTGCACGGGGACCGCACCTACTACAACGTCAACAGCCACATCAACTACTCGAACATCTGCGTCCTCTGGAAGGCGTGCAAGTTCTGCGCGTTCGGCAAGAAGGAGGGCCAGAAGGACGCCTACGAGTACTCCCTGGACGAGATCTTCAGGATGGCCGAGGAGCTGGGCCGGGGCCGCACCGAGTTCCACATGGTCGGCGGGCTCCACCCTGACCTCCCGTTCGAGTACTACCTGGAGATGATCCGGGGCATCAAGCGCATCCACCCCCAGCTCCACCTCAAGTGCTTCACCGCCACCGAGGTCCGCTGGCTGGCCGACCGCATCGCCGGGCTGAGCGTCGAGGAGACCCTCCGGGCCCTCGTCGAGGCGGGCCTGGGCTCCCTCACCGGGGGCGGGGCCGAGATCTTCGCCGAGCCCACCCGCTCCAGGATCTGCAAGGGCAAGCAGCCGGCCGAGGACTGGCTCGAGGTCCACCGCATCGCGCACGGCATGGGCCTCAGGAGCACCTGCACCATGCTCTATGGCCATGTGGAAACGGACGCCGACCGGGTGGATCACATGCTGAGGCTGCGCGCCCTCCAGGACGAGACGGGCGGCTTCACCGCCTTCATCCCGCTCTCCTTCCACCCCGACAACACCCAGATGGCCGAGGTGCCCGCCGCGGGAGGCCTGGCGGACCTCCGGAACTACGCCGCCGCGCGTCTCCTCCTCGACAACATCCCGCACATCAAGGCGTACTGGATCATGGTCGGCGTGGCCATCGCCCAGATCAGCCAGGGCTACGGGGTGGACGACATCGACGGCACGGTGGTGCAGGAGAAGATCTACCACATGGCCGGCGCCCAGACGCCGCAGCGCCTGGGCGTGGAAGACATCCGCCGCCTCATACGAGAGGCGGGCCGCGAGCCCGTGGAGCGGGACACGCTCTACCGCGAGGTGGTCCGCGAAGGAGACCGATGGGCGGTTCTCGCCTGA
- a CDS encoding MBL fold metallo-hydrolase yields the protein MRAGLFALAAAGIGSGCARLNLGLTPPEPDAPRAVGLLSREPEALYWPHGGPGAWFNPWWPSRHSRVNLLKWKLLYRNEFAEARRTPPPVPVVENPGDYLARPESSASITSVGHCTFVIKDGPDTLLTDPHFGPRSLLYGRHHAPGVPLGKIPGGALAVLSHNHYDHLDTFTLERLPRSVAWYVPMGLGEYVRSHGPRRVTELDWWQSARHGRWTLTCLPAQHWSNRIGQGRDATLWCAWMLDSGERRYFFSGDSGYFQGFAEFARRFGSIDAAMLSIGAYEPRWMMRYPHMNPAEGYEAFLDLRARWMIPMHWGVFDLTDEPIGDPPQALARAVQERGGSMDNIKIMAIGERWQVG from the coding sequence ATGCGAGCGGGACTCTTCGCCCTCGCCGCGGCCGGCATCGGGAGCGGCTGCGCCCGCCTGAACCTGGGGCTGACGCCCCCCGAGCCGGACGCCCCCCGGGCGGTGGGGCTCCTCTCCCGGGAGCCCGAGGCGCTCTACTGGCCCCACGGGGGGCCGGGGGCGTGGTTCAACCCCTGGTGGCCCTCCCGCCACAGCCGGGTCAACCTCCTCAAGTGGAAGCTCCTCTACCGCAACGAGTTCGCCGAGGCGCGCCGCACGCCCCCGCCGGTGCCCGTGGTGGAGAACCCGGGAGACTACCTCGCCCGGCCCGAGTCCTCCGCCTCCATCACCTCGGTGGGCCACTGTACCTTCGTCATCAAGGACGGCCCCGACACCCTCCTGACCGACCCCCACTTCGGCCCCCGCTCCCTCCTCTACGGGAGGCACCACGCCCCCGGCGTGCCCCTCGGGAAGATCCCCGGCGGCGCCCTCGCCGTCCTCTCCCACAACCACTACGACCACCTCGACACCTTCACCCTGGAGCGGCTGCCGCGGAGCGTGGCCTGGTACGTCCCGATGGGGCTGGGGGAGTACGTCCGCTCGCACGGCCCCCGGCGGGTGACCGAGCTCGACTGGTGGCAGAGCGCCCGCCACGGCCGCTGGACCCTCACCTGCCTCCCCGCCCAGCACTGGTCGAACCGCATCGGCCAGGGCCGCGACGCCACCCTCTGGTGCGCCTGGATGCTGGACTCGGGCGAGCGGCGCTACTTCTTCTCCGGGGACAGCGGCTACTTCCAGGGCTTCGCCGAGTTCGCGCGCCGGTTCGGCTCCATCGACGCCGCCATGCTCAGCATCGGGGCCTACGAGCCCCGCTGGATGATGCGCTACCCCCACATGAACCCCGCCGAGGGCTACGAGGCCTTCCTCGACCTCAGGGCCCGCTGGATGATCCCCATGCACTGGGGCGTCTTCGACCTGACCGACGAGCCCATCGGCGATCCCCCCCAGGCCCTCGCCCGCGCGGTCCAAGAGCGCGGGGGCTCGATGGACAACATCAAGATCATGGCCATCGGGGAGCGGTGGCAGGTGGGGTAG
- a CDS encoding DUF1207 domain-containing protein: MSSAAWTLRPLIAAALLCLSLAASPARAQIPGTAPSPERPPEDYIRGYAAAVLEREFGIRDARIGLKEGAITIRVRPLPPEERSRLLRALRSLPGVERAEVVEEHAAPLPPLDAPETARHEFLPRSDLFAPLIADPRWPHFSLGYQFYFNDQAFQNVFAPSFGETIPFYRLPTPAGPVQFGVHAAVFPIFDLDADSFDLINADYWVAGAAEYKRGPYSALFRIFHQSSHLGDEFLLRTRRDEINRVNLSYEAAGLLLSREFFERALRLYAGAEYIFHRDPRRLKPWTLQYGAELYSPVTYFGGWLRPVAGLDIKNAQEAGWDANLSLRAGVQVEPPREPSEVLSGLRERRIQFMLEFFTGRSPNGQFYDETFKYLGVGMHLYF; the protein is encoded by the coding sequence ATGTCCTCCGCCGCCTGGACTCTCCGGCCGCTCATCGCCGCGGCTCTCCTCTGCCTCTCCCTCGCGGCCTCCCCCGCCCGGGCGCAGATCCCCGGGACGGCGCCCTCGCCCGAGCGCCCCCCGGAGGACTACATCCGCGGCTACGCCGCCGCCGTGCTCGAGCGCGAGTTCGGCATCCGGGACGCCCGGATCGGCCTCAAGGAGGGCGCGATCACCATCCGGGTGCGTCCCCTCCCGCCCGAGGAGCGGAGCCGCCTCCTCCGGGCCCTGCGCTCCCTGCCGGGGGTCGAGCGGGCCGAGGTGGTGGAGGAGCACGCCGCCCCGCTCCCGCCCCTGGACGCCCCCGAGACGGCCCGGCACGAGTTCCTCCCGCGGAGCGACCTCTTCGCCCCCCTCATCGCCGACCCGCGCTGGCCGCACTTCTCGCTGGGCTACCAGTTCTACTTCAACGACCAGGCCTTCCAGAACGTCTTCGCCCCGAGCTTCGGCGAGACCATCCCCTTCTACCGCCTGCCCACCCCGGCCGGGCCGGTGCAGTTCGGGGTGCACGCGGCCGTCTTCCCCATCTTCGACCTGGACGCGGACTCCTTCGATCTGATCAACGCGGACTACTGGGTGGCCGGGGCGGCGGAGTACAAGCGGGGGCCATACTCGGCCCTCTTCCGGATTTTCCACCAGAGCTCCCACCTGGGGGACGAGTTCCTGCTGCGGACGCGCCGGGACGAGATCAACCGCGTCAACCTGAGCTACGAGGCGGCGGGCCTGCTGCTCTCGCGGGAGTTCTTCGAGAGGGCGCTGCGGCTCTACGCCGGGGCGGAGTACATCTTCCACCGCGATCCCCGGCGCCTGAAGCCCTGGACGCTCCAGTACGGCGCCGAGCTCTACAGCCCCGTCACCTACTTCGGCGGCTGGCTCCGCCCCGTGGCCGGGCTGGACATCAAGAACGCCCAGGAGGCCGGCTGGGACGCCAACCTCTCCCTCCGCGCCGGGGTGCAGGTCGAGCCGCCCCGCGAGCCGTCCGAGGTGCTGTCCGGCCTGCGGGAGCGGCGCATCCAGTTCATGCTCGAGTTCTTCACCGGCCGCTCCCCGAACGGCCAGTTCTACGACGAGACCTTCAAGTATCTGGGCGTGGGGATGCATTTGTATTTCTAG